Proteins encoded together in one Paracidovorax wautersii window:
- the glgX gene encoding glycogen debranching protein GlgX: MRPVTPAAGTLTATVKRSRATRHRVERGEPAPLGASASRHGVNFAIYSRIADKVEVCLFAEDGRETERIELPGLTDDVWHGFVHSLKPGQRYGLRVHGPYEPEQGHRCNPALLLMDPYCKALAGRVQGAADQFGYVLGQPEEDLLPSTEDNGSTAPKGRVIRSRFDWGDDRPPRIADEDTVFYEVHLKGFTQTLQEVPVPLRGTYAGLAHPAAIAHLKQLGVTSIELLPVQAFIDDQRLVELGLSNYWGYNTIAFFAPEPRYATDTARALDGGVDEFKAMVKALHAAGLEVILDVVYNHTGEGNHLGPTLSLKGIDHSAYYRQAEDGRFCVDFTGTGNTVDSSSPPALRLVLDSLRYWVEEMHVDGFRFDLASALGRDAAGDYTWRAPFFTAIGQDPVLSRVKLIAEPWDLGPYGYQLGGFPTGWMEWNGRYRDAVRDYWANADGSLPGFAASLCGSADLFEARRRRPTASVNLVTVHDGFTLADLVSYNEKHNEANGEDSRDGESHNRSWNCGAEGETDDAEVLALRGRQQRNLLTTLFLSHGTPLLLGGDELGRTQQGNNNGYCQDGPLSWFDWDRAQQYSGLQAFTSALIALRRQLPVVRLREWPHHAAGTPPCVTVEWHSVWGLGMTPAEWDDPSVRCIAAVMESRMASQDSVLMLFNASGEEATFTLPADDSGRRWALRVDTRDEQVMDAGDGPSVQEGEQYSLLPHSLAVFTAPARPSDQAEA; this comes from the coding sequence ATGAGGCCCGTGACGCCTGCTGCCGGCACCCTGACGGCTACGGTCAAGCGGTCGCGCGCCACGCGTCACCGGGTCGAGCGGGGCGAGCCTGCACCGCTCGGTGCGTCCGCCAGCCGGCATGGCGTGAACTTCGCCATCTACTCCCGTATCGCCGACAAGGTCGAAGTCTGCCTCTTCGCCGAAGATGGCCGCGAGACGGAGCGTATCGAATTGCCTGGCCTGACCGACGATGTCTGGCACGGATTCGTCCATAGTCTGAAGCCGGGCCAGCGCTACGGGCTGCGGGTCCACGGGCCTTACGAGCCCGAGCAAGGCCATCGCTGCAATCCGGCGCTCCTGCTGATGGACCCGTACTGCAAGGCCCTGGCCGGCCGCGTGCAGGGTGCGGCAGACCAATTCGGCTACGTGCTGGGTCAGCCCGAGGAGGACCTGCTGCCCAGCACCGAGGACAACGGCTCCACGGCACCCAAGGGCCGGGTGATCCGCTCGCGTTTCGACTGGGGTGACGACCGCCCGCCGCGCATTGCCGATGAGGACACGGTGTTCTACGAAGTGCATCTGAAGGGCTTCACCCAGACGCTGCAGGAGGTGCCCGTCCCTTTGCGCGGCACCTACGCCGGGCTGGCCCACCCTGCGGCGATCGCCCACCTCAAGCAACTGGGCGTGACGAGCATCGAACTGCTGCCCGTCCAGGCCTTCATCGACGACCAACGCCTGGTGGAGCTGGGCCTGTCCAACTACTGGGGCTACAACACCATCGCGTTCTTCGCGCCCGAGCCGCGCTATGCCACCGACACCGCGCGCGCGCTGGACGGCGGCGTGGACGAATTCAAGGCCATGGTCAAGGCCCTGCACGCTGCCGGTCTGGAGGTGATTCTGGACGTGGTCTACAACCACACGGGCGAAGGCAACCACCTGGGCCCCACGCTCAGTCTCAAGGGGATCGATCATTCCGCCTACTACCGGCAGGCCGAGGACGGTCGTTTCTGCGTGGACTTCACGGGCACCGGGAATACGGTGGACAGCAGCAGCCCACCGGCCCTGCGCCTGGTGCTCGACAGCCTGCGTTACTGGGTCGAGGAAATGCACGTGGACGGCTTCCGGTTTGACCTCGCCAGCGCCCTCGGCCGCGACGCCGCCGGCGACTACACTTGGCGTGCTCCCTTCTTCACCGCCATCGGGCAGGACCCGGTATTGTCGCGGGTGAAACTCATCGCGGAGCCCTGGGATCTCGGGCCCTACGGCTACCAGCTCGGCGGCTTTCCCACGGGCTGGATGGAGTGGAACGGCCGCTACCGCGATGCCGTACGCGACTACTGGGCCAATGCCGACGGCTCTTTGCCCGGCTTTGCGGCCAGCCTGTGCGGCTCCGCGGACCTGTTCGAGGCGCGCCGCCGCCGACCCACCGCGAGTGTGAACCTGGTGACGGTCCATGACGGCTTCACCCTGGCGGACCTGGTCAGCTACAACGAGAAGCACAACGAGGCCAACGGAGAAGACAGCCGCGACGGCGAGAGCCACAACCGTTCGTGGAATTGCGGCGCCGAAGGCGAGACTGACGATGCGGAGGTATTGGCTCTGCGCGGCCGTCAGCAGCGCAACCTGCTGACCACTCTGTTTCTTTCGCACGGCACGCCGCTCCTGCTCGGGGGCGACGAACTCGGTCGGACCCAGCAGGGCAACAACAACGGCTATTGCCAGGATGGCCCTCTGTCCTGGTTCGATTGGGATCGTGCCCAGCAGTACAGCGGCCTCCAGGCCTTCACCAGCGCGCTGATCGCACTGCGGCGGCAGTTGCCGGTCGTGCGGCTGAGGGAGTGGCCGCACCACGCAGCGGGAACACCGCCTTGCGTGACGGTCGAATGGCACAGCGTCTGGGGGCTGGGGATGACGCCCGCCGAATGGGATGACCCGTCGGTGCGCTGCATTGCGGCGGTCATGGAGAGCCGCATGGCATCGCAGGATTCGGTGCTGATGCTTTTCAACGCTTCGGGCGAAGAAGCCACGTTCACCCTGCCCGCGGACGACTCGGGACGCCGCTGGGCGCTGCGCGTCGACACCCGCGATGAACAGGTGATGGACGCGGGCGATGGGCCGTCGGTACAGGAAGGCGAGCAGTACAGCCTCCTGCCCCACTCCCTGGCGGTCTTCACGGCACCTGCGCGTCCTTCCGATCAGGCCGAGGCATGA
- a CDS encoding glucose-1-phosphate adenylyltransferase has product MSRTRNVLAIVMAGGEGSRLHPLTAERCKPAVPFNGKHRIVDFVLSNLVNSEIYSIYLLVQYKSQSLIEHIRQSWTMTRFIPQHFVTVVPPQMRNGPEWFQGTADSVYQNIHLIENFQPDIVAVFGADHIYRMDVRQMIDFHTASNAHVSVATLPVPLSQCNQFGIVEVDAQHRIAQFVEKPATTSPMPGSSTHALASMGNYLFNADVLLDALKKAHATGHSDFGRDILPTMLQSHRLMAYDFNTNHIPGTEAYEEHAYWRDVGTIDAYFDAHFDTLGATPRFRMTNRQWPIYASPDQAESAQIENGVLHRSVVGSGSIVDGATLDHAMLRRSVLVERDAYLNHCIVMERSRIGTGAQVRRAIIDQDNDIPAHERIGFDLEADRKRFHVTPSGIVVVPRQFFPARQASDEGRGNVGRLRPAGAAGYQAPVSGNFKAAA; this is encoded by the coding sequence ATGTCACGCACACGCAATGTCCTGGCTATCGTTATGGCTGGCGGTGAAGGGTCACGCCTGCATCCCCTGACCGCAGAACGCTGCAAGCCCGCCGTCCCCTTCAACGGCAAGCACCGCATCGTCGACTTCGTCCTGTCCAATCTGGTCAACTCGGAGATCTACTCCATCTACCTGCTGGTGCAGTACAAATCGCAGTCGCTCATCGAGCACATCCGCCAGTCGTGGACGATGACACGCTTCATCCCGCAGCACTTCGTCACTGTGGTTCCGCCGCAAATGCGCAATGGCCCCGAATGGTTCCAGGGAACGGCGGACTCGGTGTACCAGAACATCCACCTCATCGAGAACTTCCAGCCGGACATCGTGGCCGTGTTCGGGGCCGACCACATCTACCGCATGGATGTGCGCCAGATGATCGACTTCCACACGGCCAGCAACGCGCATGTCAGCGTCGCCACCCTGCCCGTTCCGCTGTCGCAGTGCAACCAGTTCGGCATCGTCGAGGTGGACGCTCAGCACCGCATCGCCCAGTTCGTCGAGAAGCCTGCCACCACGTCGCCCATGCCCGGCAGCAGCACGCACGCCCTGGCCTCGATGGGCAACTACCTCTTCAATGCCGATGTGCTGCTGGACGCGCTCAAGAAGGCGCATGCCACCGGCCACTCCGACTTCGGGCGTGACATCCTGCCGACCATGCTGCAGTCCCACCGCCTCATGGCCTACGACTTCAACACCAACCACATCCCCGGTACCGAGGCGTATGAGGAACACGCCTACTGGCGCGACGTCGGCACGATCGATGCGTACTTCGATGCGCACTTCGACACCCTGGGCGCCACCCCGCGCTTTCGCATGACCAACCGCCAGTGGCCCATCTACGCCAGCCCGGACCAGGCGGAGTCTGCCCAGATCGAAAACGGCGTGCTGCACCGTTCGGTAGTGGGCTCCGGCAGCATCGTCGACGGCGCCACGCTCGACCACGCCATGCTGCGGCGCTCGGTGCTAGTGGAGCGCGATGCGTACCTCAATCATTGCATCGTGATGGAGCGCTCCCGCATCGGCACCGGGGCCCAGGTGCGCCGGGCCATCATCGACCAGGACAACGACATTCCGGCCCACGAACGCATCGGGTTCGATCTGGAGGCTGACCGCAAGCGCTTTCACGTGACCCCCAGCGGCATCGTCGTCGTGCCGCGCCAGTTCTTCCCGGCACGCCAGGCCAGCGATGAGGGCCGTGGGAACGTGGGCCGTCTGCGTCCCGCAGGCGCTGCCGGCTACCAGGCGCCGGTGAGCGGCAACTTCAAGGCTGCAGCATGA
- the glgB gene encoding 1,4-alpha-glucan branching protein GlgB, translating to MPTPITSTSAPALRAQSITWHHRQYDNLGAHVRQDGVHFGVWAPNARSVSLIGSFNGWTPEPLHIDPDGTGIWRGVSDAARAGDLYKFRVQDAQGQSQDKADPYAFRAEALPGTASQIWRLDHEWGDREWMASRAQRQAMDAPMSVYEVHLGSWQRQEDGRYLNYRDIAHRLAAHCQAMGFTHVELMPISEHPFYGSWGYQTTGYFAPTARYGNPQDLMALVDTLHQHGIGVILDWVGSHFPADAHALARFDGTALYEHEDPRKGFHPQWNSLIFNYGRYEVRDFLISSALFWLEKYHFDGLRVDAVSSMLYLDFARNPGEWVPNAQGGHQNWEAVQFLQDLNSAVYGAFPDVHMIAEESTAWEGVSRPTYAGGLGFGMKWNMGWMNDTLRYTQRAPVHRHWHEGDIRFSGVYAFDENFVLALSHDEVVYGKHSLLMRQPGDDWQRFAGLRTLYGYMWSHPGKKLLFMGGEFGQIEEWHHERTLDWHLWAHARHSGLARWVADLNRAYRALPALHASDFDPASFSWAVVEPHHSTVIALLRRAPDGESVLAVHNMTPTPHAGVRIGVPHSGFWHEVLNSDAQPYGGSGVGNCGGGEATPDAFGGQPASLQITVPPLSSLYFSTRPLGA from the coding sequence ATGCCCACCCCGATTACGTCCACCAGTGCCCCTGCTTTGCGGGCGCAGTCCATTACGTGGCACCACCGTCAGTACGACAACCTGGGTGCCCATGTCCGTCAGGACGGCGTGCATTTCGGTGTCTGGGCCCCGAATGCCCGAAGCGTGTCGCTTATCGGCAGCTTCAATGGCTGGACACCTGAGCCGCTTCACATCGATCCGGATGGAACCGGCATTTGGCGCGGTGTGAGCGATGCTGCTCGCGCGGGCGATCTGTACAAGTTCCGGGTACAGGACGCGCAAGGTCAATCGCAGGACAAGGCCGACCCCTACGCATTTCGGGCGGAGGCCTTGCCGGGAACCGCGTCCCAGATCTGGCGTCTGGACCATGAATGGGGTGACCGCGAGTGGATGGCCTCCCGCGCGCAGCGCCAGGCCATGGACGCGCCCATGTCGGTCTACGAGGTGCACCTGGGATCGTGGCAACGCCAGGAGGACGGCCGTTACCTGAACTACCGCGACATCGCGCACCGGCTTGCCGCGCATTGCCAGGCCATGGGGTTCACCCATGTGGAACTGATGCCCATTTCCGAGCATCCGTTCTACGGATCGTGGGGTTACCAGACCACCGGCTATTTCGCACCTACCGCGCGCTACGGGAACCCCCAGGATCTCATGGCGCTTGTCGACACGTTGCACCAGCACGGCATCGGCGTGATCCTGGACTGGGTGGGCTCGCACTTTCCAGCGGATGCCCACGCCCTCGCCCGCTTCGATGGCACGGCGCTGTATGAGCACGAGGATCCGCGCAAAGGCTTTCATCCCCAGTGGAACAGCCTGATCTTCAACTACGGTCGCTATGAGGTCCGCGATTTCCTGATCAGCAGCGCGCTGTTCTGGCTGGAGAAGTACCACTTCGATGGCCTTCGCGTGGATGCCGTGTCGTCGATGCTGTACCTCGATTTCGCGCGCAACCCCGGTGAGTGGGTCCCCAATGCGCAGGGCGGGCATCAGAACTGGGAGGCCGTGCAGTTCCTGCAGGACCTCAACAGCGCCGTCTATGGCGCGTTCCCGGACGTCCACATGATCGCGGAAGAGTCCACCGCCTGGGAGGGTGTCTCGCGCCCGACCTATGCCGGCGGTCTGGGCTTCGGCATGAAGTGGAACATGGGTTGGATGAACGACACCCTGCGGTACACGCAGCGTGCCCCTGTGCACCGCCACTGGCATGAGGGCGATATCCGCTTCTCCGGTGTTTACGCGTTCGACGAGAACTTCGTGCTCGCGCTGTCCCACGACGAGGTGGTCTACGGCAAGCACAGCTTGCTGATGCGCCAGCCGGGCGATGACTGGCAGCGTTTTGCGGGACTTCGCACGCTCTATGGCTACATGTGGTCGCACCCGGGGAAGAAGCTGCTCTTCATGGGCGGCGAGTTCGGCCAGATCGAAGAGTGGCACCACGAGCGCACGCTGGATTGGCACCTGTGGGCCCACGCCCGCCACAGCGGCCTGGCGCGATGGGTGGCTGACCTCAACCGCGCATACCGGGCCTTGCCCGCACTCCACGCCAGCGACTTCGATCCCGCCAGCTTTTCCTGGGCCGTGGTCGAGCCGCACCACAGCACGGTGATTGCCCTGCTGCGCCGTGCGCCGGACGGAGAGTCGGTGCTGGCCGTTCACAACATGACGCCCACCCCGCATGCGGGCGTGCGCATCGGCGTCCCGCACTCCGGCTTCTGGCACGAAGTACTGAACAGCGATGCGCAGCCCTACGGCGGCAGTGGCGTAGGCAACTGCGGCGGCGGAGAGGCGACGCCCGATGCATTCGGAGGCCAGCCGGCCAGCCTGCAGATCACCGTGCCCCCTTTGTCCAGCCTCTATTTCTCAACCCGCCCCCTGGGGGCATGA
- a CDS encoding STAS domain-containing protein, which yields MSSLIHQALQQEADGLIQAWMEQARIASPNLAKSASREAGELLDGVRQALAAGADPTQFSSQAWASPRQMLEELSRSRAAQGHSAGDTSNFILSLKRPLFAHVQSKPAADTSATIDAIWAATLLVDSMAQHTVTTFQRAREEIIVRQQEELLELSTPVVKLWDGILAVPMIGTLDSNRTQVVMETLLQKIVETESELAIIDITGVPTVDTLVAQHLLKTVTAIRLMGADCIISGIRPQIAQTIVHLGIDLKDISTKATLADALALALQKTGWGVSLRV from the coding sequence ATGAGCAGCCTCATTCATCAGGCCTTGCAGCAAGAAGCAGACGGTCTGATCCAGGCCTGGATGGAGCAGGCCCGCATCGCGAGCCCCAACTTGGCCAAATCCGCCTCTAGGGAGGCAGGCGAACTGCTCGACGGCGTGCGGCAGGCCTTGGCTGCAGGGGCGGACCCCACGCAGTTTTCCTCCCAGGCCTGGGCGTCGCCCCGGCAGATGCTGGAGGAACTGTCGCGGTCCCGCGCTGCACAGGGCCACAGCGCAGGCGATACCAGCAATTTCATCCTGTCGCTCAAACGACCCCTGTTCGCACATGTCCAGAGCAAGCCGGCAGCGGACACCTCTGCCACCATCGATGCGATCTGGGCCGCGACCTTGCTGGTGGATAGCATGGCCCAGCATACCGTCACGACCTTCCAGCGGGCACGGGAGGAAATCATCGTCCGCCAGCAGGAAGAGCTCCTGGAACTGTCTACGCCTGTCGTCAAGTTGTGGGACGGCATCCTGGCCGTTCCCATGATCGGCACGCTCGATAGCAACCGAACTCAGGTGGTGATGGAAACCCTGCTGCAAAAGATCGTTGAAACCGAGTCCGAACTCGCGATCATCGACATCACGGGCGTGCCGACGGTGGACACCCTGGTTGCGCAGCATCTGTTGAAGACGGTGACGGCCATCCGCCTCATGGGAGCAGACTGCATCATCAGCGGCATCCGGCCGCAGATCGCTCAAACGATCGTGCATCTGGGCATCGATCTGAAGGACATCAGCACTAAGGCCACCTTGGCCGACGCCCTCGCACTGGCACTGCAGAAAACCGGCTGGGGCGTCAGCCTGCGCGTTTGA
- a CDS encoding STAS domain-containing protein has product MERVPILRMGKVLLVSIQIDMQDQTAVALQNDLAERISQTGATGVLIDISALEIVDSFVGRMLVSISGIARVLSATAVVVGMQPAVAITLVELGLSLEGVRTALSVERGMALLQRATPGTDLEQ; this is encoded by the coding sequence ATGGAACGTGTACCAATCTTGCGCATGGGCAAGGTCTTGTTGGTGTCCATCCAGATCGACATGCAGGACCAGACAGCCGTGGCCCTGCAGAACGACTTGGCGGAACGGATCTCACAGACCGGCGCCACGGGCGTGCTGATCGATATCTCCGCGCTGGAGATCGTGGATTCTTTCGTGGGGCGCATGCTGGTGAGCATCTCCGGCATCGCCCGTGTCCTTTCGGCCACGGCGGTGGTGGTGGGCATGCAGCCCGCCGTCGCCATCACGCTGGTGGAGCTAGGGCTGTCGCTGGAGGGCGTGCGAACCGCGCTCTCCGTCGAGCGCGGCATGGCGCTGCTGCAGCGTGCCACACCGGGGACCGATCTTGAGCAATGA
- a CDS encoding anti-sigma regulatory factor, which produces MPLGSEQHIVVSRQTVRSLCQALKFSLVDQTKMVTAASELSRNTLIHGGGGRMRWEVLDRAGRAGLQLIFEDEGPGIADMRLAMSDGYTTGSGMGLGLPGSKRLVNDFEIQSAPGQGTRVSITKWK; this is translated from the coding sequence ATGCCCCTGGGATCCGAGCAGCACATCGTCGTGAGCCGGCAGACTGTGCGCAGCTTGTGCCAGGCGCTCAAGTTCTCGCTGGTCGACCAGACGAAGATGGTGACGGCGGCCAGTGAACTGTCCCGCAACACGCTGATCCACGGCGGCGGCGGCCGCATGCGCTGGGAAGTTCTTGACCGCGCCGGGCGCGCAGGACTTCAGCTCATCTTCGAGGATGAGGGGCCCGGCATTGCGGACATGCGGCTGGCCATGTCGGACGGCTACACCACGGGCTCGGGCATGGGTCTGGGCTTGCCAGGCAGCAAGCGGCTGGTGAACGACTTCGAGATCCAATCCGCGCCCGGCCAAGGCACCCGAGTGAGCATCACCAAGTGGAAGTGA
- a CDS encoding ATP-binding protein: MEVIRGWGHKAFPIGDASRVGEVRRHVAQLAAAQGWTDTDAGRLAIVATELATNLLRHAREGQMWVALRAPFDEIEVIAVDRGPGIENVTEAMRDGASTRQDSAGTGLGALARLADDFDLLSSPAGTIGVARVRPVGAARTVLSRKLGAVCLAVPPEPVSGDAWALSEDGGQSTVIVADGLGHGVLAAEAAQAALGAFAEVPSEPLDRVLHRCHGALQGTRGAAVLAVRTLADALQSCGAGNVAARVFTGLGERSLMGQHGTVGLQIPTLLVSSQERPQHSALVMYTDGITTRWQTKDYAGLLARDATLLAAAILWHNTRSRDDATVIVLQAEEAL; this comes from the coding sequence GTGGAAGTGATTCGCGGATGGGGCCACAAGGCCTTTCCCATCGGAGACGCAAGCAGGGTAGGGGAGGTTCGCCGGCACGTCGCCCAGTTGGCGGCGGCGCAGGGCTGGACCGATACCGACGCAGGGCGCTTGGCCATCGTCGCGACCGAGCTGGCAACCAACCTGCTGCGCCACGCCAGGGAGGGCCAAATGTGGGTCGCTCTCCGTGCTCCCTTCGATGAGATCGAGGTCATCGCCGTCGACCGCGGTCCGGGTATCGAGAATGTGACCGAGGCCATGCGGGATGGTGCGTCGACGCGCCAGGATTCGGCCGGTACCGGCCTGGGCGCGCTGGCGCGGCTGGCTGACGACTTCGATCTGCTGAGCTCGCCCGCGGGCACGATTGGCGTCGCCCGGGTGAGACCGGTCGGCGCTGCCCGCACCGTGCTGTCGCGCAAACTGGGGGCGGTCTGCCTCGCTGTCCCGCCTGAGCCGGTCAGCGGGGACGCATGGGCGTTGAGCGAAGACGGTGGCCAGTCCACGGTAATAGTGGCCGACGGACTGGGACACGGAGTGCTGGCGGCGGAGGCGGCTCAGGCTGCCTTGGGCGCGTTCGCAGAAGTGCCGTCCGAGCCATTGGACCGGGTGCTGCATCGGTGCCATGGAGCGCTCCAGGGGACACGGGGCGCGGCCGTGCTCGCCGTCCGCACCCTGGCGGATGCGCTGCAGTCCTGCGGAGCAGGCAATGTGGCGGCACGGGTCTTCACAGGCCTTGGCGAGCGTTCGCTCATGGGCCAGCATGGCACGGTCGGTCTGCAGATCCCGACGCTATTGGTGTCCTCGCAGGAGAGGCCCCAGCACAGCGCCCTGGTCATGTACACCGACGGCATCACGACGCGCTGGCAAACCAAGGACTATGCTGGGCTGCTGGCGCGGGACGCCACGCTGCTCGCCGCGGCCATACTCTGGCACAACACACGGAGCCGGGACGACGCGACGGTGATCGTCTTGCAAGCCGAGGAGGCGCTATGA
- a CDS encoding ATP-binding protein: MSNDDLKARLASTQAEVDALREELEETNRGVVALYAELDEQADQLRKATELKSRFLSYMSHEFRTPIGAIRSNTRLLLDHVDGPLTEEQTRQVRFIQDTAAEFAEMVDDLLDLAKIEAGRLDISPAWFEMMDLFSALRGMFRPVLHNGALSLVFEEPGNLPRLFTDDRKLSHILRNFISNALKFTPQGEVRISARLVEGDRVRFSVSDTGIGIAPEFLGALFNDFSQVDSPVQKRLRGTGLGLALSRRLAQLLGGDVDVESTPGVGSTFSVVVPVQLPHAEAG, translated from the coding sequence ATGAGCAATGACGACCTGAAAGCCCGATTGGCGTCCACGCAGGCAGAGGTCGACGCACTGAGGGAGGAGCTCGAAGAGACCAATCGGGGTGTCGTGGCGCTCTATGCGGAGCTCGACGAACAGGCCGACCAGTTGCGCAAGGCCACCGAGCTCAAGAGCCGGTTCCTTTCGTACATGAGCCACGAGTTCCGCACGCCCATCGGCGCGATCCGCAGCAACACCCGCCTTCTGCTGGACCATGTCGACGGCCCGCTGACCGAGGAGCAGACCCGGCAGGTCCGGTTCATTCAGGATACCGCGGCGGAGTTTGCAGAGATGGTGGACGATCTGCTGGACCTGGCCAAGATAGAGGCTGGCAGGCTCGACATCTCACCCGCGTGGTTCGAGATGATGGACCTGTTCTCCGCCTTGCGCGGCATGTTCAGGCCGGTGCTGCACAACGGAGCCCTCAGCCTTGTTTTCGAGGAGCCGGGCAACCTACCTCGGCTATTCACGGACGACCGCAAGCTGTCGCACATTCTGCGCAACTTCATTTCGAACGCCCTGAAATTCACGCCGCAGGGCGAGGTGCGCATTTCGGCCCGGCTGGTCGAGGGCGACCGCGTTCGCTTTTCCGTTTCAGACACCGGAATCGGCATTGCTCCGGAGTTTCTGGGGGCGCTCTTCAACGATTTCTCCCAGGTGGACTCCCCGGTCCAGAAACGGTTGCGCGGTACGGGCCTGGGGCTGGCGCTGTCGCGCCGCCTCGCCCAATTGCTCGGTGGAGATGTCGACGTGGAAAGTACGCCGGGAGTAGGGTCCACCTTCTCGGTGGTGGTTCCAGTGCAGCTACCGCATGCGGAGGCCGGATGA
- a CDS encoding response regulator, producing MARNTSGLIAPTFDRSRHTILVVDDNPATRYSTERVIRAAGFQTVEAETGATAITLAQTNVSAVVLDVHLPDMSGFDVCRALRGHRDTSRIPVVHLSAAYVESAHQVAGLNAGADAYMVHPVEPQLLVATLQALIRARLAEDSLRRSESRFRAIYDRAPAAMLLVNGAGHIADANAQALALLQRTRQDILGQALVHFVPPPWADSAALHLAASAGQSWQGEFPLITADDTERMIEWNFSEPVEADIRLAIAQDLTESLELQRQREELLEREQAARVLAERHSRTKDDFVAVLSHELRTPLTLLSGWAHMLKRPNLSEDMLSRGIDAIEKGVKAQSRIISDILDISRLSAGKLHLHREAADVDALTQQSLDALRDPANAKEVSVRFQPSGSQCAAWLDITRFQQIVWNLVTNSIKFSERGGTVHVTLQREGDVLQLQVRDQGAGISPEFLPHIFERFSQDSAPDVRGHGGLGLGLSIVKHLAELHGGSVTAHSAGRNEGATMTVVLQVGEGDLANPSEPADQTAPTGNLRGKDVLVVEDNQDTSEMLRLVLTDQGASVRIAEDFDAGMSQLHAQWPDLLISDIGLPGKDGYQLIQAVRSAELEHAGTTRLRAVALSAFAREQDKSKALAAGFDVHLSKPLQPHLLVRALCA from the coding sequence ATGGCTAGAAACACGTCCGGGCTGATCGCGCCCACCTTCGACCGCAGCCGTCACACTATCTTGGTGGTAGACGACAACCCGGCCACCCGGTATTCGACCGAACGCGTCATCCGCGCTGCGGGCTTCCAGACGGTGGAGGCAGAGACGGGCGCAACAGCGATTACGTTAGCGCAAACCAACGTTTCCGCAGTGGTTCTGGATGTGCATCTGCCGGACATGTCCGGATTCGACGTCTGCCGGGCACTGCGGGGTCACCGGGACACCAGCCGGATCCCGGTCGTCCATCTGTCTGCCGCCTATGTCGAAAGCGCCCACCAAGTCGCGGGGCTCAATGCAGGCGCCGACGCCTACATGGTGCACCCGGTCGAGCCGCAACTGCTGGTCGCCACCTTGCAGGCGCTGATCCGCGCCCGGCTGGCGGAAGACAGTCTGCGACGCAGTGAATCGAGGTTTCGCGCCATCTACGACCGCGCACCAGCGGCGATGCTGCTGGTGAACGGAGCAGGGCATATCGCAGACGCCAATGCCCAGGCGCTGGCTCTGTTGCAAAGGACGCGCCAGGACATCCTCGGCCAGGCGCTCGTCCATTTCGTGCCGCCACCTTGGGCTGACAGTGCGGCCCTGCACCTGGCCGCCTCTGCCGGGCAGTCGTGGCAAGGCGAGTTTCCGCTCATCACTGCAGACGACACGGAGCGGATGATCGAGTGGAATTTCTCGGAACCCGTCGAAGCCGACATCCGTCTCGCGATCGCCCAGGATCTGACGGAGTCGCTGGAGCTGCAGCGGCAGCGCGAGGAGTTGCTGGAGCGTGAGCAGGCCGCCCGCGTGCTTGCCGAGCGCCACAGCCGCACCAAGGACGATTTCGTCGCCGTGCTTTCGCATGAACTACGTACTCCATTGACGCTGCTCAGCGGTTGGGCGCACATGCTCAAGCGGCCGAACCTCAGCGAAGACATGCTCAGCCGGGGCATTGATGCCATAGAGAAAGGGGTCAAGGCCCAAAGTCGCATCATCTCCGACATCCTGGACATCTCCCGTCTCAGTGCTGGGAAGCTGCACCTGCACCGCGAGGCGGCCGATGTAGATGCGCTCACACAACAGAGCCTGGATGCACTGCGGGACCCTGCCAACGCGAAAGAAGTCTCGGTCCGTTTCCAGCCCAGCGGCAGCCAATGTGCGGCTTGGCTCGACATCACGCGCTTTCAGCAAATTGTGTGGAACCTGGTCACCAATTCCATCAAGTTCTCGGAGCGGGGCGGTACGGTGCATGTCACCCTGCAAAGAGAAGGTGATGTCTTGCAGCTGCAGGTGCGCGACCAGGGCGCAGGCATCTCTCCGGAGTTTTTGCCCCACATCTTCGAGCGATTTTCCCAGGACAGCGCACCGGACGTGCGGGGACACGGTGGTCTGGGCCTTGGCCTGTCGATCGTTAAGCATCTGGCCGAACTCCACGGTGGCTCGGTAACCGCCCACAGCGCGGGCCGGAACGAGGGCGCAACCATGACCGTTGTGCTGCAGGTGGGCGAAGGCGATCTCGCTAACCCTTCGGAACCAGCTGACCAGACAGCACCGACAGGCAACCTTCGCGGCAAGGATGTGCTGGTGGTGGAAGACAACCAGGACACAAGCGAGATGCTGCGACTGGTGCTGACCGACCAAGGCGCGAGCGTCCGCATCGCAGAGGACTTCGATGCCGGCATGTCGCAGCTACATGCACAGTGGCCGGACTTGCTTATCAGCGATATTGGGCTGCCAGGCAAGGACGGGTACCAACTGATCCAGGCGGTCCGCTCAGCCGAACTTGAGCATGCAGGTACCACGCGGCTCCGGGCTGTCGCGCTCAGCGCCTTCGCTAGGGAACAGGACAAGTCAAAGGCGCTGGCGGCAGGGTTCGACGTCCATTTGTCCAAGCCGTTGCAGCCGCATCTGCTGGTTCGGGCGCTGTGCGCATAG